One Natronoarchaeum mannanilyticum genomic window carries:
- a CDS encoding carbohydrate ABC transporter permease, with amino-acid sequence MAGEPETTGGAGPGGSPGEQDEDAGLYERWVQESIRNPQRVYRGLFYVVTLFFLVTMMFPFYWLLVLALTPNDQIVDMGLLPRGFNVEAFVRIFELLPFGRYMFNSIFLALVTTAIVLLLASIAGYVFGRLEFPGRQPLMLLILAISYFPPAAFLLPLFDLFTGNVSIGLGPIAIQSPVLFNTPGAMILPFSSLFLPLAIFILTTFYGQIPDGLEDAARVEGTTRIGALFRVIMPLSAPGVATAGILTFIAVYNEFFFSFLMNDGQAQNWAPIVWGILGFQGQYTQFYNLMAAASIVGVLPVVILVVIAQEKIVSGLTAGALKE; translated from the coding sequence ATGGCCGGTGAACCCGAGACGACCGGCGGCGCGGGACCGGGCGGCTCGCCCGGCGAGCAGGACGAGGACGCCGGGCTCTACGAGCGCTGGGTCCAGGAGTCGATCCGGAACCCCCAGCGGGTCTACCGGGGCCTGTTCTACGTCGTCACGCTGTTTTTCCTCGTGACGATGATGTTCCCGTTCTACTGGCTGCTGGTGCTGGCGCTGACGCCGAACGACCAGATCGTCGACATGGGCCTGCTGCCGCGGGGGTTCAACGTCGAGGCGTTTGTCCGGATCTTCGAGCTGCTGCCCTTCGGCAGGTACATGTTCAACAGCATCTTCCTCGCGCTGGTGACGACCGCGATCGTCCTGCTGCTTGCCAGCATCGCGGGGTACGTGTTCGGGCGCCTGGAGTTCCCCGGCCGCCAGCCGCTGATGCTGTTGATCCTCGCGATCTCCTATTTCCCGCCGGCGGCGTTCCTGCTGCCGCTGTTCGACCTCTTTACGGGGAACGTCTCGATCGGGCTCGGGCCGATCGCGATCCAGAGCCCGGTGCTGTTCAACACGCCCGGAGCGATGATCCTGCCCTTCAGCTCGCTGTTCTTGCCGCTGGCGATCTTCATACTGACGACGTTCTACGGGCAGATACCGGACGGACTGGAGGACGCGGCGCGCGTCGAGGGAACGACGCGGATCGGCGCGCTATTCCGGGTGATCATGCCCCTGTCGGCGCCCGGCGTCGCGACGGCGGGCATCCTGACGTTCATCGCCGTCTACAACGAGTTCTTCTTCTCGTTCCTGATGAACGACGGGCAGGCCCAGAACTGGGCGCCGATCGTCTGGGGGATCCTCGGGTTCCAGGGGCAGTACACCCAGTTCTACAACCTCATGGCGGCCGCGAGCATCGTCGGCGTGCTGCCGGTGGTGATTCTGGTCGTCATCGCGCAGGAAAAGATCGTCAGCGGACTGACCGCGGGCGCACTCAAGGAGTAA
- a CDS encoding ABC transporter ATP-binding protein, translated as MPPAIETEGLVKEYGELRALDELSLRVEEGEFFGLLGPNGAGKTTFINILVGLARKSGGEARVFGHDVVDDYQEARDAIGLAPQEFNVDRFFPIVEVLEHKAGYHGIQPEEATRRAEEALKRVGIHHKRDERFDWLSGGMKRRFLLARALVTDPDLLILDEPTAGVDVQLRHDIWEVIQELNDEGTTILLTTHYIEEAERLCDRVAILNEGTKLDVSTPEELMGRGTDTIYVRVREGGDAQAAEPERVAAAATGAGSESVADAEGEPVADADASAASVPAGDRLTAIDGVESATVQDGRLAVKARNGGSTAPDVLNALEAEGYEIADLEISRTSLEEIFVEMTNRERSDR; from the coding sequence ATGCCGCCAGCTATCGAGACGGAGGGGCTCGTCAAGGAGTACGGCGAGCTCAGGGCGCTAGACGAGCTGTCGCTGCGCGTCGAGGAGGGCGAGTTCTTCGGCCTGCTCGGCCCGAACGGCGCGGGCAAGACGACGTTCATCAACATCCTCGTCGGCCTGGCGCGCAAGTCCGGCGGCGAGGCCCGGGTGTTCGGTCACGACGTCGTCGACGACTACCAGGAGGCGCGGGACGCCATCGGGCTGGCGCCCCAGGAGTTCAACGTCGACCGATTCTTCCCCATCGTGGAAGTTCTCGAGCACAAGGCGGGCTACCACGGAATTCAGCCGGAAGAAGCCACCAGACGCGCCGAGGAGGCCCTGAAGCGAGTCGGAATTCACCACAAGCGCGACGAGCGCTTCGACTGGCTTTCCGGCGGGATGAAGCGACGATTTCTGCTCGCTCGCGCGCTGGTGACCGATCCCGACCTGCTGATCCTCGACGAACCGACCGCGGGCGTCGACGTCCAGCTCCGCCACGACATCTGGGAGGTGATTCAGGAGCTCAACGACGAGGGGACGACGATTCTGCTGACGACTCACTACATCGAAGAGGCCGAACGGCTCTGCGACCGCGTCGCGATCCTCAACGAGGGGACGAAGCTCGACGTCTCGACGCCGGAAGAGCTGATGGGACGGGGGACCGACACGATCTACGTTCGCGTGCGCGAGGGCGGGGATGCGCAGGCGGCCGAACCCGAGCGCGTCGCCGCCGCGGCGACAGGTGCCGGAAGCGAGTCAGTCGCCGACGCCGAAGGCGAACCGGTCGCGGACGCCGACGCGTCGGCGGCGTCCGTCCCGGCCGGCGACCGGCTGACGGCGATCGACGGCGTCGAGTCGGCGACCGTCCAGGACGGTCGGCTGGCGGTCAAAGCGCGGAACGGCGGGAGTACCGCGCCGGACGTCCTGAACGCGCTCGAAGCCGAGGGGTACGAGATCGCCGACCTGGAGATTTCGCGCACGAGCCTGGAGGAGATCTTCGTGGAGATGACCAACAGAGAACGGAGTGATCGCTGA
- a CDS encoding NAD(P)-dependent alcohol dehydrogenase produces the protein MEAARLHEYTEKMGEALSIDEIDRPEPTRSDHVVVEVEGAGWCQTDNHIIEGMWTPYVEQELPMTLGHENAGTVVETGDEVTTVAEGDQVICHPVMTCGKCRACRVGEDMYCENLEFPGLNTDGGFAEYLLTSERSVIPLDTVDPVEIAPHADAGITAYHAAKKAVDELYPGSYAVAIGIGGLGHIGVQALDAMSAAEIVAVDLKDEALDLAEECGADYTVNSGDEDVAEAVESITEGDGARQVLDFVGADSTTALGPEIVAPGGDHHIIGYGGDIHQPAQDLVDAEMSYRGTLVGQYSELEELVALVEQGIMDLRTTEYDLGEINEVAEKLEHREIEGRAVIRP, from the coding sequence ATGGAAGCCGCGAGACTCCACGAGTACACAGAGAAGATGGGAGAGGCGCTGTCGATCGACGAGATCGACCGACCCGAGCCGACGCGGTCCGACCACGTCGTCGTCGAGGTCGAAGGGGCGGGCTGGTGCCAGACGGACAACCACATCATCGAGGGGATGTGGACGCCGTACGTCGAACAGGAGCTGCCGATGACGCTTGGCCACGAGAACGCCGGGACGGTCGTCGAGACGGGCGACGAAGTGACGACCGTCGCGGAGGGCGATCAGGTGATCTGCCACCCGGTGATGACCTGCGGGAAGTGTCGCGCCTGCCGGGTCGGCGAGGACATGTACTGCGAGAACCTGGAGTTCCCGGGGCTCAACACCGACGGCGGTTTCGCCGAGTACCTGCTGACCTCCGAGCGCTCGGTGATTCCCCTCGACACGGTCGATCCCGTCGAGATCGCGCCCCACGCCGACGCGGGCATCACGGCGTACCACGCCGCGAAGAAGGCCGTCGACGAGCTGTATCCGGGCAGCTACGCGGTCGCGATCGGCATCGGCGGGCTGGGCCACATCGGCGTCCAGGCGCTCGACGCGATGAGCGCCGCGGAGATCGTCGCGGTCGATCTCAAAGACGAGGCGCTCGACCTCGCCGAAGAGTGCGGCGCGGACTACACCGTCAACTCGGGCGACGAGGACGTCGCCGAAGCCGTCGAGTCGATCACCGAGGGCGACGGCGCGAGGCAGGTGCTGGACTTCGTGGGCGCCGACAGCACGACCGCGCTGGGGCCGGAAATCGTCGCGCCGGGCGGCGACCACCACATCATCGGCTACGGCGGCGACATCCACCAGCCCGCGCAGGATCTGGTCGACGCCGAGATGTCCTACCGCGGGACGCTCGTCGGTCAGTACTCCGAACTGGAGGAACTGGTCGCCCTCGTCGAGCAGGGGATCATGGACCTGCGCACGACCGAGTACGACCTCGGCGAGATCAACGAGGTCGCCGAGAAGCTCGAACATCGCGAGATCGAGGGGCGGGCCGTGATCCGACCCTGA
- a CDS encoding O-methyltransferase: MSDVLPDESARFVRVAGPQPDEILEEMDEYAEENGFPHVGPEVGGWLALLARTVDARRVFEFGSGYGYSAYWFARELPADGEVVLTEHDPDELDMARVYMDRGGFSDLATYEAGDALEAIERHDGPFDVVLVDLRKDQYPDAFDAVREKVAPGGVIVADNAMTAGPIQFEKLLELQEGGDPDDVNEHTRGIAAYLDAVRAAPEFETAVMPIGEGISVSHKERR, encoded by the coding sequence ATGAGCGACGTTTTGCCCGACGAGAGCGCGCGGTTCGTCCGCGTCGCAGGACCGCAACCCGACGAGATCCTCGAAGAGATGGACGAGTACGCCGAGGAGAACGGCTTCCCCCACGTCGGCCCGGAGGTCGGCGGCTGGCTCGCGCTGCTGGCCCGAACGGTCGACGCCCGGCGCGTGTTCGAGTTCGGATCGGGGTACGGCTACTCGGCGTACTGGTTTGCGCGCGAGCTGCCCGCCGACGGCGAGGTGGTGCTGACCGAGCACGATCCGGACGAGCTCGACATGGCCCGCGTGTACATGGACCGCGGCGGCTTTTCCGACCTGGCGACCTACGAGGCGGGCGACGCGCTAGAAGCGATCGAGCGCCACGACGGGCCGTTCGACGTCGTGCTCGTCGACCTCCGGAAGGACCAGTACCCCGACGCGTTCGACGCCGTGCGCGAGAAGGTCGCACCCGGCGGCGTGATCGTCGCCGACAACGCGATGACTGCAGGGCCGATCCAGTTCGAGAAGCTGCTCGAACTGCAGGAGGGCGGCGACCCTGACGACGTCAACGAGCACACCCGCGGCATCGCTGCGTACCTCGACGCCGTGCGCGCCGCGCCGGAGTTCGAGACAGCTGTGATGCCCATCGGCGAGGGCATCTCGGTGAGTCACAAGGAGCGGCGGTAA
- a CDS encoding extracellular solute-binding protein — MPQRGDDRSRRGGDERRRQYARTIGTDRGPTSVSRRRFVEAAGAAGIVAGLGGCITANDGGDGTQEGEIDVGEVPDEDITLEWAASEEEAGASDEIVQALHQAGMPENIDINFLSGGNVTSDRQNQYEQWLAAGRTRPDLLRMDNGWTIPFIVRNRILNLERVLDDETVNRVKENYFSMTAQTAMHPQNETLHAIPLWMGLPTIQYRKDLVEQAGYDPEGNNWATESMTWQRFSEVTADVMQQSNVNYGYTFQADVYEGLSCCNFNEFMSGWGGAYFGGVDNLFGPVGERPITVNEPPVHDSIRMIRSFIHGNDAPETLDSMTGNISPTAVLNWTEQSSMRVFSNGNAVMHRNWPHSIRIHGAEDAMGQNLGVMPIPYSVTEEEAEYAGVGGPVAALGGWHVAINPNTERMASAVAAIEAATTDEFNLALFEILGQIPPKPELLETQRARDIPIMGRYMDQLQVAGENAVARPVTVVWPDESTQISQAVHSAYTGDKSPQQAMSDLESTLEQIEQSA, encoded by the coding sequence ATGCCACAACGGGGGGACGACAGAAGTCGACGGGGAGGCGACGAACGGCGTCGACAGTACGCCCGAACGATCGGCACCGATCGCGGCCCGACGTCGGTGTCGCGGCGGCGGTTCGTCGAGGCGGCCGGCGCGGCGGGGATCGTCGCGGGCCTGGGCGGCTGCATCACGGCGAACGACGGGGGCGACGGCACCCAGGAAGGGGAGATCGACGTCGGGGAAGTCCCCGACGAGGACATCACACTGGAGTGGGCCGCGAGCGAGGAGGAGGCCGGCGCCTCGGACGAGATCGTACAGGCGCTCCACCAGGCCGGGATGCCCGAGAACATCGACATCAACTTCCTCTCGGGCGGCAACGTCACGTCGGACCGGCAGAACCAGTACGAACAGTGGCTGGCCGCCGGGCGAACTCGCCCGGACCTGCTCCGGATGGACAACGGGTGGACGATTCCCTTCATCGTGCGCAATCGGATCCTCAATCTCGAGCGCGTACTCGACGACGAGACGGTCAACCGGGTGAAGGAGAACTACTTCTCGATGACCGCTCAGACGGCGATGCATCCCCAGAACGAGACGCTCCACGCGATCCCGCTGTGGATGGGGCTGCCGACGATCCAGTACCGGAAGGACCTCGTCGAGCAGGCCGGCTACGACCCCGAGGGGAACAACTGGGCGACGGAGTCGATGACCTGGCAGCGGTTCTCCGAGGTCACCGCCGACGTCATGCAGCAGTCCAACGTGAACTACGGCTACACGTTCCAGGCCGACGTGTACGAGGGGCTGTCGTGCTGCAACTTCAACGAGTTCATGAGCGGCTGGGGCGGGGCGTACTTCGGCGGCGTCGACAACCTGTTCGGGCCGGTCGGCGAGCGCCCGATCACCGTCAACGAGCCGCCCGTCCACGACTCGATCCGGATGATCCGGTCGTTCATCCACGGGAACGACGCCCCGGAGACGCTCGACTCGATGACGGGCAACATCTCGCCGACGGCCGTGCTGAACTGGACCGAGCAGTCCTCGATGCGGGTGTTCTCGAACGGGAACGCGGTGATGCACCGCAACTGGCCCCACTCGATCCGCATCCACGGCGCCGAGGACGCGATGGGCCAGAACCTCGGCGTCATGCCGATTCCCTACTCCGTCACCGAGGAGGAAGCCGAGTACGCGGGCGTCGGCGGTCCGGTCGCCGCGCTGGGCGGCTGGCACGTCGCGATCAACCCCAACACCGAGCGCATGGCCTCGGCCGTCGCCGCAATCGAGGCCGCGACGACCGACGAGTTCAACCTCGCGCTGTTCGAGATCCTCGGCCAGATCCCGCCGAAGCCGGAGCTGCTTGAAACCCAGCGCGCTCGCGACATCCCGATCATGGGTCGCTACATGGACCAGCTGCAGGTCGCCGGCGAGAACGCCGTGGCGCGCCCGGTCACCGTCGTCTGGCCCGACGAGTCGACCCAGATCTCCCAGGCGGTCCACTCCGCGTACACGGGAGACAAGAGCCCGCAGCAGGCGATGTCCGACCTCGAAAGCACGCTCGAACAGATCGAACAGAGCGCCTGA
- a CDS encoding creatininase family protein: MQLADRTWPELGSYFETESLAIVPLGSTEQHGPHLPEGTDHIIAEGFAREAAERTGYLCTPPVRIGVSEHHRQFHGTMWVDPETFRDYVESFSRNLAYHGIDRIVYVNAHGGNVQHLREVGRRLRSDETAYAIEWMWNESVPGLVDELFEHNGPHGGPKETAMIQHLAPDLVREEKLEAAAEGGLRTVSDDELRRHGARTFYDAIDNTDNGVLGDQRDATAEKGEQLFEAATEELVALLEWLDDQRFEDLTAKPHV; the protein is encoded by the coding sequence ATGCAACTCGCCGATCGAACGTGGCCGGAACTCGGGTCGTACTTCGAGACGGAGTCGCTGGCGATCGTCCCGCTCGGATCGACCGAGCAGCACGGACCGCACCTCCCGGAGGGCACCGACCACATCATCGCCGAAGGGTTCGCCCGCGAGGCGGCCGAGCGGACGGGCTACCTCTGTACGCCGCCGGTGCGGATCGGCGTCTCCGAGCACCACCGCCAGTTCCACGGGACGATGTGGGTCGACCCCGAGACGTTTCGGGACTACGTCGAGAGCTTCTCGCGAAACCTCGCGTACCACGGAATCGACCGGATCGTCTACGTCAACGCCCACGGCGGCAACGTCCAGCACCTCCGCGAGGTCGGGCGACGGCTCCGATCCGACGAAACGGCCTACGCGATCGAGTGGATGTGGAACGAGAGCGTCCCCGGGCTCGTCGACGAGCTGTTCGAGCACAACGGTCCCCACGGCGGTCCGAAGGAGACGGCGATGATCCAGCACCTCGCGCCCGACCTCGTCCGCGAGGAGAAACTGGAGGCGGCGGCGGAGGGCGGACTCCGGACGGTCTCGGACGACGAGCTACGGCGTCACGGCGCCCGAACCTTCTACGACGCGATCGACAACACCGACAACGGCGTCCTCGGGGATCAGCGCGACGCCACGGCGGAGAAGGGTGAGCAGCTGTTCGAGGCTGCGACCGAGGAACTCGTCGCGTTGCTGGAGTGGCTCGACGACCAGCGCTTCGAGGACCTGACCGCGAAGCCCCACGTCTGA
- a CDS encoding sugar ABC transporter permease has protein sequence MSSATSSILSRPASWTERLSETQFAYLMLIPVFLLLGVIAIWPLLSTFRLSLFADSLTGATVGEFVGLENYVELITGQREALLPRPFIDLETPFRSALPVTLIFAVVSVFFETILGFGAALVLDRDFRGRRWFRVALILPWAVPIVIQGMIFYLMFAPGIGFATDPLSAWGIIGNTPLTNSFDSLLIIIIADVWKTTAFMTLLILAGLQSIDRSLYNVGKVAGASRWQQFKMITLPLVLPAVLVAMLFRSINAMRVFGLIETVSDCGTVPSLSCMVVQTFSSGRYGTSAAIAFLTAAIIAGAVMIYIVQFARGQAEVI, from the coding sequence ATGAGCAGTGCGACGAGCAGCATCCTCTCGCGGCCGGCGAGCTGGACCGAGCGCCTCAGCGAGACGCAGTTCGCGTACCTGATGCTGATACCGGTGTTCCTGTTGCTGGGCGTCATCGCCATCTGGCCGCTTCTGAGCACGTTCCGGCTGTCGCTGTTCGCCGACAGCCTCACCGGTGCGACCGTCGGCGAGTTCGTCGGCCTCGAGAACTACGTCGAGCTGATCACCGGGCAGCGCGAAGCGCTGCTCCCACGGCCCTTCATCGACCTGGAGACCCCGTTCCGGAGCGCGCTGCCCGTGACGCTGATCTTCGCGGTCGTCAGCGTGTTCTTCGAGACGATCCTCGGGTTCGGCGCCGCGCTCGTGCTCGACCGGGACTTCCGGGGGCGGCGCTGGTTCCGCGTGGCGCTGATCCTGCCCTGGGCGGTCCCGATCGTGATTCAGGGGATGATCTTCTACCTGATGTTCGCGCCCGGGATCGGCTTCGCGACGGACCCGCTGAGCGCCTGGGGGATCATCGGCAACACGCCGCTGACCAACAGCTTCGACTCGCTGCTGATCATCATCATCGCCGACGTCTGGAAGACCACGGCGTTCATGACGCTGCTGATCCTCGCCGGGCTCCAGAGCATCGACAGGAGCCTCTACAACGTCGGCAAGGTCGCCGGAGCGAGCCGCTGGCAGCAGTTCAAGATGATCACGCTGCCGCTGGTGCTGCCGGCGGTGCTGGTCGCGATGCTGTTCCGGTCGATCAACGCGATGCGCGTGTTCGGACTGATCGAGACGGTCTCGGACTGCGGGACGGTGCCGTCGCTGTCCTGCATGGTCGTCCAGACGTTCAGCTCCGGGCGGTACGGGACCTCGGCGGCCATCGCGTTCCTGACGGCCGCGATCATCGCCGGCGCGGTGATGATCTACATCGTCCAGTTCGCCCGCGGCCAGGCGGAGGTGATCTAG
- a CDS encoding RAD55 family ATPase, whose amino-acid sequence MSRQFRTGIDLLDRQLGGGIPAGSVVALTAPPASQSELLLYELVGRRRTLYLSAERTADDVRSVLDEQASDAADRASDADGPAAEWHVRETRGDDQIDRATRLLRSIADGALVIVDPVDALERSDRRRYRRFLAELRDEMESTGGVAVLHCLDGRESPPLRDVTEYMADVVLDLSTEVQQETVRTRLRVPKFRNGAAPTDVIRLRLTDEVAVDHSREIA is encoded by the coding sequence ATGAGCCGCCAGTTCAGGACCGGGATCGACCTGCTGGACCGCCAGCTCGGCGGCGGCATCCCCGCCGGCAGCGTCGTGGCGCTGACGGCGCCGCCCGCGAGCCAGTCGGAACTGCTGCTGTACGAGCTGGTCGGCCGGCGCCGGACGCTGTACCTGTCGGCCGAGCGCACGGCCGACGACGTTCGATCCGTGCTCGACGAGCAGGCGAGCGACGCCGCCGACCGGGCCAGCGACGCTGACGGACCCGCCGCCGAGTGGCACGTCCGGGAGACGCGGGGCGACGACCAGATCGATCGGGCGACGCGGCTCCTCCGATCGATCGCCGACGGCGCGCTCGTGATCGTCGACCCGGTCGACGCGCTGGAGCGGTCGGATCGACGCCGCTATCGCCGCTTTCTCGCGGAGCTGCGCGACGAGATGGAGTCGACCGGCGGCGTCGCCGTGTTGCACTGTCTGGACGGACGCGAGTCGCCGCCGCTCCGGGACGTCACCGAGTACATGGCCGACGTCGTCCTCGATCTCTCTACGGAAGTCCAGCAGGAGACGGTGCGGACGCGGCTGCGCGTCCCGAAGTTCCGCAACGGCGCCGCGCCGACCGACGTGATCCGGCTGCGGCTGACCGACGAGGTCGCGGTCGATCACAGCCGCGAGATCGCCTGA
- a CDS encoding ABC transporter ATP-binding protein has product MGDVILEHVTKRYADVTAVEDMNLDIRDGEFVTLVGPSGCGKSTTLETIAGLTIPSEGTITIADREVTKLPPKDRGIAMVFQNIALFPHMDVYDNISFGLRLRDFDKEEIDRRVNRATEILQIQGMTDRMPDELSGGQRQRVAIGRAIVREPEVFLMDEPLANLDAKLRVHMRTELQRLHKELETTIIYVTHDQAEAMTMSDRIAVLNEGKLQQIAAPLTCYNEPANRFVAGFIGSPSMNFLEGELTADGIVTDDFAVEFDVAALDGYGPGDAVTLGVRPEDVHLEENAGELAHPTAAFPAQNDVIEPMGDEIFVYLIVHDLEGGGQEGAVTERDPDEQVLMSVDPDTDVGMDERVSIVFDRSRLHLFDTGTGDAITHGLVQPARDVDRRARGAESEGDD; this is encoded by the coding sequence ATGGGAGACGTCATACTAGAACACGTCACGAAACGGTACGCGGACGTAACGGCAGTCGAAGACATGAACTTGGACATTCGGGACGGCGAGTTCGTCACGCTCGTCGGCCCGTCGGGCTGTGGCAAGTCTACCACCCTAGAGACGATCGCCGGCCTGACGATCCCCAGCGAGGGGACGATCACGATCGCCGACCGGGAGGTGACGAAGTTGCCGCCCAAGGATCGGGGGATCGCGATGGTGTTCCAGAACATCGCGCTGTTCCCCCACATGGACGTCTACGACAACATCAGCTTCGGGCTGCGGCTTCGCGACTTCGACAAGGAGGAGATCGACCGGCGCGTCAATCGGGCGACGGAAATTCTTCAGATCCAGGGGATGACCGACCGGATGCCCGACGAGCTCTCCGGCGGCCAGCGCCAGCGCGTGGCGATCGGGCGCGCGATCGTGCGAGAGCCGGAGGTGTTCCTGATGGACGAGCCGCTGGCGAATCTCGACGCCAAGCTCCGGGTCCACATGCGAACCGAACTCCAGCGCCTCCACAAGGAACTGGAGACGACGATCATCTACGTCACCCACGACCAGGCCGAGGCGATGACGATGTCCGATCGCATCGCCGTGCTCAACGAGGGCAAGCTCCAGCAGATCGCGGCGCCGCTGACCTGCTACAACGAGCCGGCCAACCGGTTCGTCGCGGGCTTCATCGGCTCGCCCAGCATGAACTTCCTCGAGGGCGAGTTGACGGCCGACGGCATCGTCACCGACGACTTCGCGGTCGAGTTCGACGTCGCTGCGCTCGACGGGTACGGCCCCGGCGACGCCGTGACGCTCGGCGTCCGGCCTGAGGACGTCCACCTCGAGGAGAACGCCGGCGAACTCGCTCACCCGACCGCCGCGTTCCCCGCCCAGAACGACGTGATCGAGCCGATGGGCGACGAGATCTTCGTCTACCTGATCGTCCACGACCTCGAAGGCGGCGGGCAGGAGGGCGCCGTCACCGAGCGTGATCCCGACGAGCAGGTGCTGATGAGCGTCGATCCCGACACCGACGTCGGGATGGACGAGCGCGTCAGCATCGTGTTCGACAGGAGCCGCCTGCACCTGTTCGACACCGGGACGGGCGACGCGATCACGCACGGGCTCGTTCAGCCCGCCAGAGACGTCGATCGACGAGCGCGGGGCGCCGAGTCGGAGGGCGACGACTGA
- a CDS encoding ABC transporter permease: MSFGLPVGARALLKREIQRYLRRYTNTFAPPLITNVLYFSVFGVILGGRIDQIQGFDYIVFLLPGLVVLGMISNAFENASFSIFHGRWNEYIHETLTSPLSYSQMVAAYVVASALRGVLVGVLIAAIGVAFTVVNGQVSTVTIAQPLYLAAFGLIVPTLFSGFGVIGGLLAEDFDHLTVMNQFILRPLVFFGAVFYSLETLPGVWRDLSLLNPMVYMVDGVRYGFLGYSDVDPRVSLVVLSALTVAVLFVDVQLFKRGYGLTD, translated from the coding sequence ATGAGTTTCGGATTACCGGTCGGCGCGCGAGCGCTGCTGAAGCGGGAGATCCAGCGGTACCTGCGCCGGTACACCAACACGTTCGCGCCGCCGCTGATCACGAACGTGCTGTACTTCTCGGTGTTCGGCGTCATTCTCGGCGGCCGGATCGACCAGATCCAGGGGTTCGACTACATCGTCTTCCTCCTGCCGGGGCTGGTCGTGCTGGGGATGATCTCGAACGCGTTCGAGAACGCCTCGTTCTCGATCTTCCACGGCAGGTGGAACGAGTACATCCACGAGACGCTGACCTCGCCGCTGTCGTACAGCCAGATGGTCGCGGCGTACGTCGTCGCGAGCGCGCTGCGCGGCGTTCTCGTCGGCGTGCTGATCGCCGCGATCGGGGTCGCGTTCACCGTCGTCAACGGGCAGGTGTCGACCGTCACGATCGCCCAGCCGCTGTACCTCGCGGCGTTCGGGCTGATCGTCCCGACGCTGTTCTCGGGGTTCGGCGTGATCGGCGGCCTGCTCGCCGAGGACTTCGATCACCTGACGGTGATGAACCAGTTCATCCTGCGCCCGCTGGTCTTTTTCGGCGCGGTGTTCTACTCGCTGGAGACGCTGCCCGGCGTCTGGCGCGACCTCTCGCTGCTGAACCCGATGGTGTATATGGTCGACGGCGTGCGCTACGGCTTCCTGGGCTACTCCGACGTCGACCCGCGCGTCTCGCTGGTCGTGCTGTCGGCGCTGACGGTCGCCGTGCTGTTCGTCGACGTGCAGCTGTTCAAGCGCGGGTACGGGCTGACGGACTGA